A window of Magnolia sinica isolate HGM2019 chromosome 13, MsV1, whole genome shotgun sequence genomic DNA:
caagtttcaggtgggctccatcaagtgcttttatatgttttaggcatgtcttcacatgattttagatgatatggcccacctgagttccgtatacggctgatttttgggatatatcataatttaaaggggatccatcaaatgcacagtgttgatgttcgacacatatcagggtggggcccacacagctcgttctcatgggaagttcccatgaggtcaaccgcatagaaccatttccttatatatatattggtggagAAACCTGCTATACATATTCTATCAGCCAACTATCCAGTCGCTACATGATATACATCTATGATAATCAAAAGAATGAAGTGTGCTCATACTCATAGACAGGCAGACTCCGAAGGATGATTAGCTGTCAGGAGCAATCATCgccaagttttatttttttattttttatttatagatgATTAGCTTTGTTAGATTCAATGACACAAGTCATGTGGAACTAAACTTTCTTTCGATATAAAAACGGAACCATTAAAGGACACTACCGTGTTGGTCAAAATATGCCATGGAACAGCCAAAAAGCCCAATTGAGATGCAATGAAGGATCCAAATGAATACCAAGTTATCATGCAGATCCTTGTTATGGCAGTCTCAAGTTATAAATTTGCCTAAACAAACATCAATGCCTTAATGTCACTTGTAATCATcggtaaaaataataaattttcttcTTAGCTGACTTACCAGTTGCCACAGACAACTCAGTGTTTGATATTGATGATTTTTCATTAGTGAGAGGCAATAAATTTTCCTTCCCTTTTCTGTTTAAAAtgctgaaaattttctatttgtttTCTTATTGGTGTGCACCAGATATGCTGATGAGATTGCTGCTGGAGCCAACTTTGCCAGTCATCTCTCTATTGGTCAGTATTGCTTACTTAAAATTCATTAATTTACTAGAATTCCTTTTTTTGTTAAAATCTTTTTGCACACATTATGTTCTTTGGAGGAGTAGAAAGATATCTGATCAATTGCCAAAGTGGTCAGTCATATACTTTTAGAAAAGGGTAAATATAAATCTTCCTTTCTGATAAATGGATAAATAATACAGTTTCTTGAGACTTACCTCAATAGAGCAAAATTTTATTGTTGTGGGTCTCTTGAGTAACAAATGGGTTTACCTTTTTCGATGTATGGTTCTGCTATAATTGAATTGTGGTTTTAAGTGTTGTTGAGTCATCAAACTGTCTTGGATTTTGTTGAGTGCATCACGCTTATCACATTCCTCTACTGTGGCTTACCTAACTGTAAATGTAATCCCAAGAAGTTTTGGTCATTCTTTTCAAACGAGTACATTTTGGTATTTCTCCCATTGTCCTAACCATTATCTAATGTAGATCTGATTCCAGGGTTCTGAAGATGAATCCCTTTTACGAGAAGTTCTGTATGATGCTGTGATATCAGTGGATTATTCTTTCCTTAATCCTGAAACAACAATGGAACAATATGATGACCGCATGATAAGTCTTGCGATGACACAGTTGATTGCTGCCCATGAAGCTATACGGGCTGCACGGTAAATGAAAATGATTGGTAATTGGGAAATGTCGCATGATAATAGCTCCTTGTTGAGCTAAAATTTTGTTATTTTGTCACAGGGCAAAGGGGGATCAAAACAAAGCAATTTCATATATTAATGCGTTTTCCAGATCACGGCTACCATCCAAGTTAATTAAGTGGGCCATTGGTCACTTTGGCATTGAGAAAATGAGTAGACCAAGGGCTTCCACACCCCAAGCGCTCCTCAGTAAGTTACTGTATCTTCCTTGTTtggttagggtgtgtttggatgctcacaTTGACCAAAGTGGGGGCCACAAAGTTTAATTCCTATGACGTGAGCCCGTAATTGcatttggatgtgtttcaaattCAACATGAATTGGTAGTAATGGTAACACCTAGACCTTGATTAGAAAGGGAGTGAGGCCAGCTCGACATTGGTCAATGCCTCCTTAATCAGATTTATCATGATTCATTTCTATTGAGCACCCAAATGTCCCTTTAGTTACTTGTCTATACATTCTCTTGTTGGTTTTGTTAAGGGTCTTTCTTAATCTCAAGTGATCAAATTACTCTTAATTGCCAGAGTGGCTACTCAATCTTGAAGACCAAGGGTTGAGAGTGTTTGTACACGAAATCTCAAAGTTCCGCACCAAGTTGGTGTTTGATGAGTCGAAAGCAGATTATGAGCACCCAATATTTAAGCTAGACACAAAGCGATCTGACAATGAAATCTTCTACATTGATAACAAAGGAGAAGGGGAAGACAAAGTTAAGGAAGAGGATCAGGAGATGCAGTCCATGGACACTGCATTCATGGCCGCTGCGCGGACAATGAAATTCACAGCAAATGATGGAAGGAGGAAACGCAAAGACGGAAGAAAGGGAGAAGGGAAAACCAAAGTTAAATTCCTCAAATACAAGCTCCAGGATAGTTACCTGAAAGAGAACTCTTGTTTGGGCGTTGATGGCATGAGTAGTGGGAGCGACGTGGAGAATCCGGATGAAGACATGGAAGAAATGGAGCAATAGGTTGAAGCGGAGAGATGCAGTCGGGGAAGTGAAGTGGTAAGATATCAATGTCATGTGCTGTTTACTTACTCAAGATATGTAGGAAAAAATGCATCTCTTTTCAGGGCAATGTAATGATTCGAGTTGATTACTGTAGTTAGAAACCAATGGTGCATTTTGGGTCCTTGCCTAATTTTGCTGATCATGAGATGAAGTTCTGTATGTGCCCGTTAGTGCCATCGAATACTGTTTGTGCTGCTGACAATATGTAGCATGGGATTCTATGGTCTTGGCATTCGTATCTACCAATACCTTTTTCTTTTGTAGAATGGATTTTGTTGATTTACACGAGGGCATTGAAGGGAGGTCCCCCTGTTTTGCTGAAGCTACAATGGGTCTGTTAAATGTGTTTCTTTTACATCTTCATGCTTCTTCAATCATGTTATGAGGAATTAGTAAGTCCTGAGTCTTTGTgacaaatggggcccatggttcagaaaTCCAGACCAGAGGTCTGTTGTGTCCCACTGCGGATGGACCATTACCTAAAAAGAAAtccaagattggaagatctcAGCCACCAACCTTGGGACCTCTCTTACATGTTTGTCCTAGGTAACATCATTTATTGGCTAGAATAATCAATGTAtgtttaatataatataatataagattaAGATACCTAGACCCGGCTCAACTTGATTTTAAACGGGTCCAAGTCGATGGGCCTGATCTATACCTAGTTAGATCCGAATTTTAACCGGGTCTGATCCTACTTACAAGTAATAGTGGCTGCAACCTGTAATGCCTTGTTTTAGGGCAATTCCCTATACTAGTTTTGCACAATTTAAGAAATGGCAACTACTCATTTCTCCTCGCATGTGGACCGTACATAGGAGATTTTTTACTAATGCGTTATTGATGTAATTggcaatccaaacaagccctaaaatacCCATGGTATCTCGCATGACGATGGTTGGATCATCTTATTTTTACGGCATCTTTGTAGACAAACCATAGTGgaccatcagggtgaaaattgctaAAATCCCAACCTTTAATTGCAACGAGTGGACCATTCCCCAAAAGTCTCTCAGATCTGAAGATCCTACCGTCTGATCTTTGACCATTTATGAATTGAACCTGGGACTTCGCTATTTTTATTACAGAGATCCAAGGGTCCGAGGCAGAGCCCAACAGATCAGTGGCCTGAATCTCCAATATGTGGGCCCCGCTTCAAGAACTTTGGGCCCAAGGATGCTCGTAATTCCTTCATGTCCTTTCAACTAAAGCGGCAGTAGTCCGTCCTGAGGGGAGAACCTTTGGTGCTccagcagagtgtgatggatgatacacaggtactTAGAAACTGCATACATGGCACAAAAGTAATCAGTAAATCAAACCAATCGTGTTGCGAGTCCTAGCTTGCATCACGTACCTAGCATTAagcatatttgattatctgattatTTGGATGGGTGGACATTTACGAATATCAAATGGGCCTTTTCCAAGAGACGAGTCTGATTTTTGGATAGTTAACTTAGGACGGTAGATTACacaagttaatttaatttgagttattatAACTAATTTTACCGCAAATTCTTAGAGGAATTGGATTTTACCTCATGGTGCATCCAATAACTGATATTTCAAGACCGATTTTTAAGAAAATTACAATAGCTATATGATAGGTctttaggtaaactaattagatCTCATGTTAGCACGTGCAAAAATTATTGAACTTTGATAGACGTACTTAATATTATTAATTTTCAATGGCCTttaaaaaattttgtaaaatgagTGAAAGCTTTCGAGTCAAGATCACAACCCTTATATGTCCTCAAGTATAAGGAGTTGATCACCTTTAACACGCCATTAAATCCTTCACATGATCATATTGTAGGCTAATGTGCCCCTAGATTATTAACTCAAATTCAATTATCTAATGTGAGTGTTCAAATGTCTAGCAACATGATCTTGTATTCATGCCATACTTGCACTCTCATGTAGGTTAAGGGCAAAGGCAGAATAGAAAATAAGTTTGCTCTTGATGGTGGAGACCATCTATCTTGAGCCAAATCAATCCCTTTACATAGGATGAACGAACGTCTCAAAGTATAATGTCTACATATGTGTCTCAAGTATTTACAATGATCATATCTCAATATGGCACTAAGATCCATGCACCACAATTCTCCTAAGTCAATAATACaatcaatctcaagttcaaggattGGAGGAATTAATACTTACATTACCTATATTATATAAGTATTTAAGGCAAGTCTAAATATTAACTAACACATTATATTAAAAACAAATACTCATGGTCATCAAGAACCATTGAAATTGACCCTATCACATTTACATGGGCAGTAGATTAGGGCACATATTGGTTTTCCAAGACATAACTCCAAAAACTATCCCACTTGCCCTAAATCACTTTTCTAGGCCCACCTAAAAAATGATCCAAGACTTACTATGCCACTTAAGACTATCAATGAGTAGAGCTAGTTCATTAATGAATTGGGCCAGTGAATTTCTTTAATGCTCACCCAATATTTGAGTAGACTGATTGGCCAGCTTCTTTGCACATCATATGCGAGATATAGGGACCACATCTATACATTTGCATGGCATGTGCGAGATACAGGGTTGGCATCTATACATCTTTACATGTATGGACAATCTATAAAATACGTAGCCCACACGACACGTTATGCAATGCAAGGGAGGCTCAACGTAGATTATGATTTTATACAGCCCAAAACACCCATTTATGGGTGTCCCTTGGTTATTGCATtgattgaccatgaagtgtaggTAATTAGATAGAAGAAACATTAAATTGCCCTCACACTACATGTAGCTATTATTGCAGAATACCGAGCTTGATTGAGAGGAAGAAGGTTGCCACAAACCCTTGTGTGTTCTTCTCCTAACCACCAGATGATATGGGTTTGACTCTAATTAACACAGATGAGGAGACCAAAGCTGTACTTATATTGATGGATTGGTGGTGAAGTCCCACTCACCATAAACTCCCCACTACCATTCATGGCTTACATAGTTTTCTAGGCCTCACTTGATGTCCACtaaagtgatccaaaccgttccttTTGCCGTCCAAAAGGCTGATGCCATATGTGGCACATTAAAATTCTAACATTAGAACCTTTCTTGTCAATTGAGGCAAAATTTTGAACTTGAACACATTCTAATGTGTCCAAATTTAGTTGGGCTCTATTTACTGATCCCtactagtttttttattttttaacaaacaacaacacaccctcacacactcacacggtagtgggatttcaccaccaatgggtactcgaacccttgaccgggtgttgaaactcgtgaGAGTATACCATCGGAGCAAGAGTAACGACCCTGATCCCTACTAGTTTGCACCTTGAGGGTTGTTTTGATGTCTGTAAGTAGtgtaaaatgtaagaaagttaTATAACTTTGTTATACATGTGGTGTTTGAGGGACGAAAGTTACTTATAACTTGCTTTCGACTTATAATTTTCTTACTCGCAAAAAATGCAAAAAACTTTCATGGAAAGAAGCCATGTTTCAAATTACAGAGAACTTTAAAACATGCTAATGGATTCTTTTTTGAATCCAGAAAAGCAAGGGAGAAATGTAGGTATCTCCATCAGCATCTTTCTCTTCTtgtaagaaaatgaagaagattattGAAGAACCCTCAacatctctctctcccccccccccccaggtgGGGTTTCTTGTACCTTTTTTCTTCAAATTGAAAATGGGCACGGATTGTTGTCGTCGGAACTTCCTGTGATGggaagctaggtgaggcccattgtgatgtttatgagaaatccatcctgtccatctgtttttccaaatcatgttaggacatgagcctaaaatgaagaagatccaaaactcaagtaagttgcacaacaacaaaaattggatagggaaatgcctacagttgaaacctccctgaggtccgccttgatatttatatgccatccgtatcattcataaggtcattcatattgggatgaattgaaaacacataaatattagcctgatccaaacttctgtggacccacgaatgtttcaacactAGATGTTCAATTCTTAATGTTTCCTATCATGAGGCCTACTTGTGTTTtgtatttgcctaatttttgggtccATTTCCTAACATGAtcaagaaaatgaatggacagggtggatttcatacaaacatcacagtgttcCCCACATAATGAATCATGTGTTGATTGGACCTACTTTTGTGTAAATTATCTTGACTGTTCCATATCaatgaccattgatcaaatggttcatatttgtCAGATAGGAAGTGATGCTTGCATGATAATCTATTTGAACTGTGTTAATTGATATGGAGATGAATTTGTTTGTAAGGAATTGTATGATCTTTGACCAAACGATGTACTTTCTCCTTGGATTTTCAGTTTTACAAGTGGGACCTGTGGCTCAATATTATTCAGATTATTAAATTGAGGGGTTGCATGATGGATAGGTGATGATGACAAAATATATTCATGGCCGAACCATTTTAGCAAGTCAACTTGGTCCTCTTTTTCTAGTTGAATGTAGAATGccctctatttatttatttgtaactGTCTGTTTGCATGCCACCAACCAATTACTAGAATTATCCGGCCATAAGGAGCCAAAATCCTTATGGCAAGGTCCGTTCAGTGAGGAGGCCCATCCTACCAATGGTCTAGGTCATCAACTCTATACTTCACTTGTATGTATGTTTCTCCCTTATAGTATTCTAAATATATTTTAGAAAGAATAtgaatatttttagtttctttttgtGTATTTTGAATATATGGACTCACTTTTATGGTTCACCTGATGATTAGTTCAGTTTAAAATTTAGctcaattatttatttaaataagttTAATAAAACGTCATATTTTGTGCAAAGATTAATTATATGTCAATTCGATTTTGGAAGATTACTTATTTCAAACTTTACTTGTTGtgaatatataaattttttatttataaataacttACATATTACCAAATACACGAAAACTAAATTACTATTAAATGACTAATCGCttataacctttttttttttttaacacacacacaccccacacgcgCACgccccttgacccggtgttgaaactcctgagagtctaccacccgagtaagagtaaggacccttacCGCTAATAACCTGCAACTTAAAAGATACGAAGCATTCAATCGCTCGTACAACCCCATTTCCGAAAACTTATGTAGTGTTGAGGTAATTTAAGAAGATATTGAGGGTTAGTTTATTAGAGGAGCCCATGCACATGGCTTTCTTTGGAAGGTACTTCTTTGatactgatgtagagcggattgcagatagtttcatggccaagatggatcagaaaaggcccagtcgtcgacagaagtgatccgggccgtcgaaccttagatcgggtgtatctcgcaatccgaaatgagttatctgacgaaaaatatatgattttggggtagaacgagctactttagcgaaccaacccggctatgccgggttgcgaaaaacccttggatcgacggtcgtttccctattttaattttgtttttactataaatagtaagttttagtttgattataactcttcatccgttgggctttaggagttgcgcccaacgtgaaaagagcttagaataattacgaGAACtgtttagtgaagccaaataggacacttactatttttggccgaaaactttgtgcactagtagacatcacgaccgtctataaatagtaagtttactatttatagtaagtcgcaaattctatgagttttagttgtagtttgattctgatttctttctcattgcttggtgcccctatttaaaaggttgtgaactcgtttttattcattcattaatcaaattcgaatttattagaatttatttctatttcctgctttctttcctcgtggattcaagaagtctctatgaggagtctagagaagtttcgtggattcggaatagttattctcttgaggaagatggtgctcgacctcacgtcctcccctgcgtcagataCGCTTGTTGTATAAGATACTCGATGTGCAGGTACTAAAAAATTGCACCTGTCATATATTACCTCAAGCTGATGGGTGGACACTTGCCTACCCAAGCTTAACCGTTAGGAAGTTTTTGTTATTAACTGCTCCTTGACTGTCCACCAATTGGACGGTTGTATAattaaataatattaatttttggtgcatgatatatctaaactgttACTTATATTTTATACAGTTTAGTTTGAATAACTTATTCACCGTGTTTGCAAGTGCATAAGTTTCACCCATAAGACTCAAATTTGGTAGTGGCCCTTCATCACCAACCTTATTATGGTCTGTCCCGaaaaagctccgtgggccccatcatgatgtatatgttttattgatGCCAGCCATCCATTTTTGCCTGCTCACGTTAAGGTATAAACCTAAAAAATtagccagatccaaatctcaggtggaccatgctataggaaacactggtgattgaacctccaccattaaaaacttcttagggggctataaaagttttgaatcaagctgatatttgtgttttcccttcgtctaggttGGTGTTGGTCTGACctaatcaatggcttggatggaaaataatcattacagtgggccctaaatgctttttaatggtgggttatcAATTtcccctgtttcctgtggtagttggccacctgagatttggatctaccatcTTTTTGAGCCCACGGGGCTGGAGAatttgattaatggtgtggataaaacacatacatcatagtgggcccacagcacCGATCAGTACGAGGTGGGTCCTCAAGAAGGTATTACGGCAAGGAAGTCTCCATATATCAATCAATCCatacaaccatccatccatccatccatgagaCTACAAAGTATCAGAGTGGGAGTGGATTGGGCACTACCCCCACCAAGACCTAGCTCAAGAGGGAcagtcctgtcaggggctctgtggagcccaggTAGTGTATGTATTTtgccatgccattcatctattttgaaaacaTTTTTTAAGTTACTAGACAAATATTGAGGACAATGGGAACTGaaggcttaccattgaaaacctatcgggggctacggaagttttggatccagtgATATTTATattgtcccttcatccaaatctatgtgaccttatgaaaaggtgcaatggcaaataaacatcacggtgggccctagaaagatttcaatggttgattattgtcaccattgcttcctgtggtgtggtccacttgagctttccatttacCTCTTTTTTAGGATTATGCCTTAAAACGATcattcaaaataaataaacagcttggataaaatacatatcacaatcacagtgggcccacagagcccttgGAAAGACCGTCCTCTCtatctaggtcctggtggggaCCAGCACGCGGATTGTCCTGGTTAAAGGGGATGCAGATTGTGCTAATTTTGTGTAATagaaagttaggtggggcccaccgtgatgtttgtgagaggtCGACTCTGTCCTTCGGTCTTTCCAATAATATCaggacatggcccaaaaaataaggAAGGAAAAAGTGGGCACtgaaatgctcaccattgaaacctccgaCGGGATTCaccctgatatttatatgccatccataccattcacaaAGTCGTCATTCTTAATGGGATGAGGAAAACACAATGGTAATAAAAACGACTTCATAGAATCAAAACCTCTCAGCCAACACTTTCAGTTGGGTCGCCCCACGGCATTAAATGCCGTTGAAAACACCCTACTACTTAAAAGGTAGCCTCCCCTAATCTCGACCGTACACGTTGCGAATGCAGTCCATGCACGAGCATTGGATGATCAG
This region includes:
- the LOC131223754 gene encoding uncharacterized protein LOC131223754 encodes the protein MDELLIQSPLQPKPPSFPPQTNPNHESLLKESIHRFFHESQRKNRDFSSFRSIFFRLLQSSADPPLEIIWFYAAVTFHELNSSKEEVSSRISSSKDLLQLIVACSASSNGLKCIALLAPVIFELHSAITGFEKISKKTVREIECLVEGIVGYISICSSKDFSGEDGSGNLKCFADLVRVWTADGLDGNWDVVGGLKVFFPLVSDEIRDRLSEEGCGVGYLAGAVTVQAFLLRLFLKVRNGGSKVELANELKVWAVGSITGFRNCVFFDMLMRLLLEPTLPVISLLGSEDESLLREVLYDAVISVDYSFLNPETTMEQYDDRMISLAMTQLIAAHEAIRAARAKGDQNKAISYINAFSRSRLPSKLIKWAIGHFGIEKMSRPRASTPQALLKWLLNLEDQGLRVFVHEISKFRTKLVFDESKADYEHPIFKLDTKRSDNEIFYIDNKGEGEDKVKEEDQEMQSMDTAFMAAARTMKFTANDGRRKRKDGRKGEGKTKVKFLKYKLQDSYLKENSCLGVDGMSSGSDVENPDEDMEEMEQ